The Salminus brasiliensis chromosome 3, fSalBra1.hap2, whole genome shotgun sequence genome contains a region encoding:
- the slc52a2 gene encoding solute carrier family 52, riboflavin transporter, member 2 isoform X2 — protein MADMWWNHPVVTHVLVALFGMGSWISVNSLWLQLPVVVSILPEGWNLPAYLSVLIAFGNLGPVAVTLTHHFAPGRLNERLVIHSIQVLAVVASVFLAIFWSHVTTVAGQPRSVPYLVLAFVLSLVCCTSNVTFLPFMYRYPPEYIRTFFVGQGLSALFPCIVALGQGVGKLDCIETENGTQPHYFKENFPAQDFFWFLFVMLTVSALCFLALTYRAVTPAEEKGAQATDEQAQKDQEQEGHPLQNGGSPVSEEQVEVEKQAPAVSFWTVSNIYLLLLLGISNALTNGVLPSVQSFSCLPYGSMAFHLSVVLGNIANPLACFVAMFILLRSNAGLGILSLVGCVFAAYLLALAALSPCPPLLGTHAGVVVVVISWIVFTGLFSYLKVVVGTLLHEAGHAALLWCGVFIQAGSLIGALSMFPLVSIYHVLHRAQDCVNNCS, from the exons ATGGCAGATATGTGGTGGAATCATCCAGTTGTAACACACGTTCTGGTGGCCTTGTTTGGAATGGGATCATGGATATCTGTAAATTCACTTTGGCTTCAACTGCCTGTGGTTGTAAGCATCTTACCAGAAG GATGGAATCTTCCAGCCTATCTCTCTGTGCTCATAGCCTTTGGAAATCTTGGACCAGTGGCCGTCACTTTAACCCACCACTTTGCTCCTGGACGACTGAATGAACGCCTGGTCATTCACAGCATACAGGTGCTCGCAGTAGTTGCTTCTGTTTTTCTTGCCATCTTCTGGTCCCATGTAACCACAGTGGCCGGCCAGCCAAGATCTGTGCCGTACCTTGTACTGGCGTTTGTGCTGTCGCTTGTATGCTGCACCTCCAATGTCACCTTTTTGCCCTTCATGTACCGCTACCCTCCAGAGTACATCCGCACCTTTTTTGTGGGCCAGGGGCTCAGCGCGCTCTTTCCCTGCATTGTGGCGCTAGGGCAGGGCGTGGGGAAACTGGACTGCATCGAGACAGAAAACGGCACGCAGCCTCACTATTTCAAAGAGAACTTCCCGGCCCAGGACTTCTTCTGGTTCCTGTTTGTCATGCTGACTGTTTCTGCCCTCTGCTTCCTCGCGCTGACCTACAGAGCTGTGACACCGGCAGAAGAAAAAGGAGCTCAGGCCACAGATGAACAGGCACAGAAGGATCAAGAACAGGAGGGACACCCGTTACAAAATGGAGGGTCGCCCGTGTCAGAGGAACAGGTGGAAGTGGAGAAGCAGGCGCCTGCTGTGTCGTTTTGGACTGTGAGCAACATATACCTGCTTCTGCTGCTTGGAATTTCCAATGCTTTAACTAATGGAGTTTTGCCGTCTGTGCAGAGCTTCTCTTGCCTGCCCTACGGAAGTATGGCCTTTCACCTCTCTGTTGTCTTAGGAAACATTGCGAACCCTTTGGCATGCTTTGTGGCCATGTTCATTCTGCTAAG GTCTAATGCTGGTCTTGGTATCTTATCTCTCGTGGGATGTGTGTTTGCAGCCTATCTCCTGGCTCTGGCTGCTCTTAGTCCCTGCCCACCCCTTTTGGGAACTCATGCAGGAGTTGTTGTGGTT GTGATTTCCTGGATCGTCTTCACAGGGCTGTTCTCCTATCTGAAGGTGGTGGTAGGCACTCTGCTGCATGAGGCAGGTCACGCTGCTTTGCTCTGGTGTGGAGTCTTCATCCAGGCTGGCTCTCTCATTGGAGCACTTTCAATGTTCCCCCTGGTCAGCATCTACCATGTCTTACATCGGGCTCAGGACTGCGTCAACAACTGCAGCTAG
- the slc52a3-2a gene encoding riboflavin transporter 2 isoform X1 encodes MSLLTHVLACLFGMGSWVTICGLWVELPLIVPQVPEGWYLPSYLSVLIQVANIGPLFVTLMHRFRPGQLNEVMVIYCIVCFGVLASLLLGFFWKETFVMQGVERSVPLLLLTFFISIVDCTSSVTFLPFMMRLRPQYLTTYYVGEGLSGLVPALVALIQGVGVMQCVNGTQNLNLSDTPVQLQGKNGSVESANYLLPHYLQANFSAEAFFFFLAAMMLVCLVAFLLLNHLPSVTRERTVSRTRQGISRALDNARNMKIPEQKPMVKSLNGVQKIRSRFGTGTYSWAQVVYIFIILAWANALTNSVLPSIQSYSCLPYGNRAYHWSATMASVANPLACFIAMFYSQRSLVLMGLLTAFGSVFGIYIMGMAVLSPCPLLVNHTAGVVLIVAAWTCFVLTLSFVKVMVAVILRDEGHSALVWCGAVVQLGSMLGAVIMFPLVNVYTFFSSGDPCNTRC; translated from the exons ATGTCGCTGCTCACTCATGTGCTAGCCTGCCTATTTGGCATGGGCTCTTGGGTGACCATCTGTGGGCTTTGGGTGGAGTTGCCTCTCATCGTACCTCAAGTCCCTGAAGGCTGGTACCTTCCCTCTTACCTCTCAGTCCTGATTCAAGTGGCAAATATTGGACCTCTGTTTGTCACCCTGATGCACCGATTTCGTCCAGGACAGCTTAATGAAGTCATGGTCATCTACTGCATTGTCTGTTTCGGGGTACTAGCAAGCCTTCTCCTGGGTTTCTTCTGGAAAGAGACTTTTGTGATGCAAGGAGTTGAACGCAGTGTTCCTCTTTTGCTTCTTACCTTCTTCATCTCCATTGTGGACTGTACCTCGTCTGTTACTTTCCTGCCCTTCATGATGCGCCTCAGGCCACAGTATCTCACCACCTATTACGTAGGAGAAGGTTTAAGTGGCCTCGTCCCAGCCCTAGTGGCTCTGATTCAGGGAGTAGGCgttatgcagtgtgtaaacGGTACTCAGAATTTGAATCTTAGTGATACTCCTGTGCAACTCCAGGGAAAGAATGGATCTGTGGAATCTGCTAACTACCTCCTACCACACTACCTACAAGCCAACTTTTCAGCTGAGgccttctttttcttcctgGCAGCGATGATGCTTGTTTGCTTGGTGGCCTTCCTTCTTTTGAATCACCTTCCATCCGTGACTCGAGAGCGCACTGTTAGCAGGACCCGGCAGGGCATCAGTAGAGCCTTGGACAATGCGAGGAACATGAAAATTCCTGAGCAGAAACCCATGGTGAAATCCCTGAATGGTGTGCAGAAGATCAGAAGCAGGTTTGGAACAGGGACCTACAGCTGGGCACAAGTAGTTTACATCTTCATCATCCTGGCCTGGGCCAATGCTCTGACCAACTCAGTATTGCCATCTATTCAGTCATATTCATGCCTGCCTTATGGGAACCGCGCTTATCATTGGTCTGCCACTATGGCCTCTGTCGCAAATCCTTTGGCCTGCTTCATTGCCATGTTCTACTCTCAGAG GTCACTGGTGCTGATGGGGCTTCTGACTGCTTTTGGCTCGGTTTTTGGGATTTACATCATGGGAATGGCAGTGCTGAGCCCGTGCCCGCTGCTGGTGAACCACACTGCTGGAGTTGTTTTAATA GTGGCAGCCTGGACCTGCTTTGTTCTCACACTGTCTTTTGTGAAGGTAATGGTTGCTGTGATCCTGCGTGATGAAGGTCACAGCGCCCTCGTCTGGTGTGGAGCAGTTGTGCAGTTGgggtcaatgctgggggctgtGATAATGTTTCCTTTAGTCAATGTGTACACCTTTTTCTCCTCGGGGGATCCATGCAACACCAGGTGCTGA
- the slc52a3-2a gene encoding riboflavin transporter 2 isoform X2, protein MSLLTHVLACLFGMGSWVTICGLWVELPLIVPQVPEGWYLPSYLSVLIQVANIGPLFVTLMHRFRPGQLNEVMVIYCIVCFGVLASLLLGFFWKETFVMQGVERSVPLLLLTFFISIVDCTSSVTFLPFMMRLRPQYLTTYYVGEGLSGLVPALVALIQGVGVMQCVNGTQNLNLSDTPVQLQGKNGSVESANYLLPHYLQANFSAEAFFFFLAAMMLVCLVAFLLLNHLPSVTRERTVSRTRQGISRALDNARNMKIPEQKPMVKSLNGVQKIRSRFGTGTYSWAQVVYIFIILAWANALTNSVLPSIQSYSCLPYGNRAYHWSATMASVANPLACFIAMFYSQRSLVLMGLLTAFGSVFGIYIMGMAVLSPCPLLVNHTAGVVLIVMVAVILRDEGHSALVWCGAVVQLGSMLGAVIMFPLVNVYTFFSSGDPCNTRC, encoded by the exons ATGTCGCTGCTCACTCATGTGCTAGCCTGCCTATTTGGCATGGGCTCTTGGGTGACCATCTGTGGGCTTTGGGTGGAGTTGCCTCTCATCGTACCTCAAGTCCCTGAAGGCTGGTACCTTCCCTCTTACCTCTCAGTCCTGATTCAAGTGGCAAATATTGGACCTCTGTTTGTCACCCTGATGCACCGATTTCGTCCAGGACAGCTTAATGAAGTCATGGTCATCTACTGCATTGTCTGTTTCGGGGTACTAGCAAGCCTTCTCCTGGGTTTCTTCTGGAAAGAGACTTTTGTGATGCAAGGAGTTGAACGCAGTGTTCCTCTTTTGCTTCTTACCTTCTTCATCTCCATTGTGGACTGTACCTCGTCTGTTACTTTCCTGCCCTTCATGATGCGCCTCAGGCCACAGTATCTCACCACCTATTACGTAGGAGAAGGTTTAAGTGGCCTCGTCCCAGCCCTAGTGGCTCTGATTCAGGGAGTAGGCgttatgcagtgtgtaaacGGTACTCAGAATTTGAATCTTAGTGATACTCCTGTGCAACTCCAGGGAAAGAATGGATCTGTGGAATCTGCTAACTACCTCCTACCACACTACCTACAAGCCAACTTTTCAGCTGAGgccttctttttcttcctgGCAGCGATGATGCTTGTTTGCTTGGTGGCCTTCCTTCTTTTGAATCACCTTCCATCCGTGACTCGAGAGCGCACTGTTAGCAGGACCCGGCAGGGCATCAGTAGAGCCTTGGACAATGCGAGGAACATGAAAATTCCTGAGCAGAAACCCATGGTGAAATCCCTGAATGGTGTGCAGAAGATCAGAAGCAGGTTTGGAACAGGGACCTACAGCTGGGCACAAGTAGTTTACATCTTCATCATCCTGGCCTGGGCCAATGCTCTGACCAACTCAGTATTGCCATCTATTCAGTCATATTCATGCCTGCCTTATGGGAACCGCGCTTATCATTGGTCTGCCACTATGGCCTCTGTCGCAAATCCTTTGGCCTGCTTCATTGCCATGTTCTACTCTCAGAG GTCACTGGTGCTGATGGGGCTTCTGACTGCTTTTGGCTCGGTTTTTGGGATTTACATCATGGGAATGGCAGTGCTGAGCCCGTGCCCGCTGCTGGTGAACCACACTGCTGGAGTTGTTTTAATA GTAATGGTTGCTGTGATCCTGCGTGATGAAGGTCACAGCGCCCTCGTCTGGTGTGGAGCAGTTGTGCAGTTGgggtcaatgctgggggctgtGATAATGTTTCCTTTAGTCAATGTGTACACCTTTTTCTCCTCGGGGGATCCATGCAACACCAGGTGCTGA